A genomic window from Anthocerotibacter panamensis C109 includes:
- a CDS encoding glycosyltransferase, translating to MTLLPPVPAQEDLYRAHRDAIAKHFDRFAPERDRWRERGAYYHDDLTRVCRFVIPVGARVLEVGCSTGSLLASLEPGYGVGIDISAESIAFARTRYPHLHFHHADVEEFRPAETFEYIVLAGTIGYLSDLQRTLAALCTLCTPRTRLLIVHHSYLWEPLLRLGQKLGLRMPQPAENWLSADDLVNLLQLGGFETVKRGRRLLCPVNLGPLSTLLNRFLAPLPWLNQLCLSNVLIARPFPQPQAEQPSVSIIIPARNERGNIENALALMPRLGCHTQVIYVEGHSKDDTWGEIQRVAQHYGDQWDIQTLQQTGKGKGDAVRLGFAKATGAIVMILDADLTVAPPDMEKFYAALVSGQAEFANGSRLVYPRSAQAMPWLNTAANKFFGLAFSYLLDQRFKDTLCGTKALWREDYERIAQGRSYFGDFDPFGDFDLLFGAAKLNLKILDVPVRYHERVYGQSNIQHVREGLILLKMCLYALRKIKFV from the coding sequence ATGACGCTATTGCCGCCTGTCCCTGCTCAAGAAGACCTCTACCGTGCCCACCGGGACGCTATTGCCAAACACTTTGACCGCTTCGCGCCGGAGCGGGACCGTTGGCGGGAGCGGGGGGCTTACTATCACGACGATTTGACTCGGGTGTGCCGCTTTGTCATTCCGGTGGGGGCACGGGTCTTGGAGGTCGGCTGTAGCACCGGATCGCTGCTTGCGAGCCTGGAGCCGGGGTATGGGGTGGGCATTGACATCAGTGCCGAGAGTATCGCTTTTGCCCGCACCCGCTACCCGCATCTGCATTTTCACCACGCGGATGTCGAGGAGTTTAGACCGGCAGAGACCTTTGAATATATCGTCCTCGCTGGGACCATTGGCTATCTCTCCGATTTGCAGCGTACCCTCGCCGCTCTGTGCACTCTGTGCACGCCACGCACCCGCTTGCTGATTGTGCACCACAGCTATCTGTGGGAACCCCTATTGCGCCTGGGTCAGAAGTTGGGGCTGCGGATGCCCCAGCCGGCGGAGAATTGGCTCAGTGCTGATGATTTGGTCAATCTGCTTCAGTTGGGTGGGTTTGAGACCGTCAAGCGCGGTCGGCGCTTGCTCTGTCCGGTCAATCTGGGTCCGCTGAGTACCCTGCTCAATCGCTTCCTCGCGCCGCTACCTTGGCTCAATCAGCTCTGTCTGAGCAATGTGCTGATCGCCCGTCCCTTTCCCCAACCCCAGGCGGAGCAACCTTCGGTCTCCATTATCATTCCAGCACGCAATGAGCGCGGCAATATTGAGAATGCCCTGGCCCTCATGCCGCGCCTAGGCTGCCACACCCAGGTCATCTATGTGGAGGGCCATTCTAAGGATGATACTTGGGGCGAAATCCAACGGGTAGCCCAGCACTATGGCGACCAATGGGATATTCAAACCCTCCAGCAGACTGGCAAGGGCAAAGGCGATGCCGTGCGTCTTGGGTTTGCCAAGGCGACAGGCGCCATCGTCATGATCTTGGATGCGGACCTGACGGTTGCACCCCCGGATATGGAGAAATTTTACGCGGCGTTAGTCAGTGGTCAGGCGGAATTTGCCAACGGCTCCCGGCTGGTCTACCCCCGTTCGGCCCAAGCTATGCCTTGGCTCAATACCGCCGCCAACAAATTCTTTGGGCTGGCTTTCAGCTATCTGTTAGACCAACGGTTCAAAGATACGCTGTGCGGTACCAAAGCGCTTTGGCGCGAGGACTACGAACGCATTGCTCAGGGGCGCAGCTACTTCGGCGACTTTGACCCGTTTGGTGACTTCGACCTGCTCTTTGGGGCAGCCAAGCTCAATCTCAAGATCCTCGATGTCCCGGTGCGCTACCACGAGCGAGTCTACGGCCAATCTAATATCCAACATGTCCGGGAAGGACTGATTTTGTTGAAGATGTGTCTGTACGCGTTGCGTAAAATCAAGTTTGTCTAG
- a CDS encoding CADD family putative folate metabolism protein — MVMVVHRSAGRLWEAAQEVIAAHHLLKHPFYQLWTEGKLPLEALRCYTRQYFHQVLAFPRYLSAVHAHCPNLADRQEILSNLAAEELGTENHPELWLRFAEGLGVERSTMGAPNPQTQEALATQLRLSQQPEYGAGLAVVWAYEVQVPEVASQKIDGLTRHYGIQDERTLQFFRVHAVADEHHSRTEEAIIGRWADTSLRQEAVLSTVTQTAQALNRILDGVMIEARL; from the coding sequence ATGGTCATGGTTGTTCACCGCTCCGCCGGACGCCTTTGGGAGGCTGCTCAGGAGGTCATTGCGGCCCACCACCTGCTCAAACACCCCTTTTATCAGTTGTGGACGGAGGGGAAACTGCCTCTGGAGGCCCTGCGCTGCTATACCCGCCAATATTTCCATCAGGTCCTGGCCTTCCCGCGTTATCTGAGCGCAGTCCACGCCCACTGCCCGAACCTCGCGGACCGGCAAGAGATCCTCAGCAACCTCGCCGCAGAAGAGCTGGGTACGGAGAACCACCCCGAATTGTGGTTACGCTTCGCAGAGGGGCTAGGGGTCGAGCGCAGCACCATGGGAGCGCCCAATCCCCAGACTCAAGAGGCTCTAGCCACCCAACTGCGGCTGAGCCAACAGCCAGAGTACGGGGCCGGTCTGGCTGTGGTCTGGGCCTATGAAGTCCAGGTGCCGGAGGTAGCGAGCCAAAAAATCGACGGGCTCACCCGCCACTATGGGATTCAGGACGAACGGACGCTGCAATTCTTCCGGGTGCACGCAGTAGCGGACGAACACCACAGCCGCACCGAAGAGGCTATTATCGGACGCTGGGCGGACACCTCATTACGGCAAGAAGCGGTCCTGTCAACGGTCACCCAGACGGCTCAAGCGCTCAACCGTATTCTGGATGGGGTCATGATCGAAGCGCGGCTGTAA
- a CDS encoding dockerin type I domain-containing protein encodes MQWRFLVGLMLFGWVLGNAAWAADLNRDGRMDQADLQLLEAYLKGEELFTEAQQQAADLNQDGAVTQADMKLLRQSLEGKVAAPVAIRDQPGSASGRVIDQKTGKPLGGADIEVPQEGIRVTADSEGRFTLPPNLPPNRILTVRAPNYTPFSLTTRKDQRTPFDLRLEQKNARSIVLDDQVHHLGDDQFGSTSANAGQLRRSSEGSQFKRTFELAQLPDQDPYLRIGSLVGIDTPDSVAAGQSQLPVENTFRIGPNAAFRVYLNGTLVQRITVNGDNIVIPLTRKLLKIGSNELVLVTASAAGQTADASVIAALYGEGRYNGTDYDDIEFAHLVLLLPDREEVGSFHSSP; translated from the coding sequence ATGCAGTGGCGATTTCTGGTAGGTTTAATGCTCTTCGGATGGGTATTAGGGAATGCTGCTTGGGCGGCAGATCTCAATCGTGATGGGCGGATGGATCAAGCTGACCTCCAGCTCCTAGAAGCCTACTTGAAGGGCGAGGAGCTATTCACAGAAGCCCAACAACAGGCGGCGGACCTCAATCAGGATGGCGCGGTTACCCAAGCGGATATGAAACTGCTCCGGCAAAGTCTGGAAGGCAAGGTTGCGGCTCCGGTGGCAATCCGGGACCAACCTGGGAGCGCGAGTGGGCGGGTCATTGACCAAAAGACAGGCAAACCTCTGGGTGGGGCGGATATCGAAGTTCCTCAGGAGGGAATCCGGGTAACCGCTGATAGCGAGGGTCGCTTCACGCTACCCCCCAATTTACCCCCCAACCGGATTTTGACCGTGCGTGCCCCAAACTATACCCCCTTTTCCCTGACCACCCGCAAAGACCAACGCACTCCTTTTGATCTGCGGTTGGAGCAGAAAAACGCCCGGAGTATAGTCCTGGACGATCAGGTCCATCATCTGGGAGATGACCAATTTGGCAGTACCTCCGCCAACGCTGGACAGTTGCGGCGTTCGTCGGAGGGATCGCAATTTAAACGCACGTTCGAACTTGCCCAACTTCCTGACCAGGACCCCTACCTACGTATCGGTTCGCTAGTCGGGATCGACACGCCCGATTCGGTGGCTGCCGGTCAATCCCAACTGCCGGTCGAAAATACCTTCCGCATTGGACCCAACGCGGCTTTCCGAGTCTACCTCAATGGAACTTTAGTCCAACGGATCACCGTCAATGGCGATAATATTGTCATCCCCCTGACCCGCAAACTGCTCAAAATCGGGTCCAACGAACTGGTTTTGGTTACCGCAAGCGCCGCAGGGCAGACCGCTGATGCCTCGGTAATTGCCGCCTTGTATGGAGAAGGCCGCTATAACGGTACGGACTATGACGATATCGAATTCGCCCACTTGGTCTTGCTCCTGCCGGATCGCGAGGAAGTTGGTTCCTTCCACTCTTCCCCGTGA
- a CDS encoding DUF1565 domain-containing protein: MVRGIAQKLTLALLCTGLVLSTPLLLPLLAVDSNLVVTQGGLTLTQALQQAGPGTTISVSPGTYSPETGEIFPLIVPPGVTLTGNEETKGKDIVITGGGKFLSPTVAGQNVALVASKDTKISGLTITNANKRGFGIWIEGTNALVTHNTFTGSNNDGVLVTGNSEAQILDNYFYKNSSDGITILSTAQPLVKSNLFEETGFAINIDGKATPRIEENTIRKCKDGAVVLNKSQPIFRKNRFERHQRSAIAVTGDAQPDMGTLEDPGQNRFIQNGLSDINNAKRSQEPVAAYGNLYTNKAHLGNVLTEETVTPVPTEELPPPEPPAEPPAKPEVPPAKPSSKPSPKPPAKPSKPTPKAAASAATVNANQYRVFVTSAKPNTKLLKTLVPKVVPRNYQGREVLQVGVFGSQNNAQALVEKLTRKGFTAIAVLG; this comes from the coding sequence ATGGTGCGCGGAATTGCCCAAAAACTGACTCTAGCCCTGCTTTGTACGGGCTTGGTCCTCTCTACCCCCCTACTGCTCCCGCTTCTGGCGGTGGACTCCAATCTGGTGGTCACGCAGGGCGGGCTTACCCTGACTCAGGCGCTACAGCAGGCTGGACCCGGTACCACGATTTCCGTGAGTCCGGGGACCTACAGCCCTGAAACAGGCGAAATCTTCCCCCTGATTGTCCCGCCGGGGGTCACCCTCACCGGCAATGAGGAGACCAAGGGGAAAGACATCGTGATCACAGGCGGAGGCAAATTCCTCTCGCCCACGGTAGCCGGTCAAAATGTCGCTCTAGTCGCCAGTAAAGACACCAAGATCAGCGGCTTGACCATAACCAACGCCAATAAGCGCGGCTTTGGCATCTGGATTGAGGGGACCAACGCCCTGGTGACCCATAACACCTTCACCGGCTCCAACAACGATGGCGTCCTGGTCACCGGCAACAGTGAGGCCCAGATCCTAGACAATTACTTCTATAAAAATAGCTCCGACGGAATCACCATCCTCAGCACAGCGCAGCCCCTAGTCAAAAGTAATCTCTTTGAAGAAACGGGCTTTGCCATCAACATCGATGGCAAGGCCACACCCAGGATCGAAGAGAACACCATCCGCAAGTGCAAGGACGGGGCGGTGGTGCTCAACAAATCCCAGCCCATCTTCCGCAAAAATCGTTTCGAGCGCCATCAGCGTAGCGCCATCGCCGTCACAGGTGATGCCCAGCCGGATATGGGCACCCTCGAAGACCCCGGACAAAACCGCTTTATCCAGAATGGGCTCTCGGATATCAACAACGCCAAGCGCTCCCAGGAGCCCGTGGCAGCCTACGGCAATCTCTACACTAACAAGGCTCACCTTGGGAATGTCCTGACGGAAGAGACGGTCACTCCAGTCCCGACAGAGGAACTACCACCGCCGGAACCTCCAGCGGAACCTCCAGCCAAGCCCGAGGTCCCGCCCGCCAAGCCCAGCTCCAAGCCCAGTCCCAAGCCCCCAGCTAAACCGAGCAAGCCGACCCCCAAAGCTGCGGCATCGGCGGCTACGGTCAACGCCAACCAATACCGTGTCTTTGTGACAAGCGCCAAACCCAACACCAAACTGCTCAAGACCCTTGTCCCCAAAGTAGTGCCCCGTAACTACCAGGGCCGGGAGGTATTGCAAGTAGGAGTCTTTGGCTCCCAAAACAACGCCCAAGCCCTGGTAGAAAAGTTGACCCGCAAGGGCTTTACGGCCATTGCTGTCTTGGGTTAA
- a CDS encoding fatty acid desaturase, producing the protein MKSTTDAASVCRPHFKPTWSDGPYKELVLALGILGLWVVSLWLGLQMDLAQVPLWSLGAMVLLRIFLQTGLFITAHDAMHGSVCPANRKLNDCIGAVAVIAYAFLSYRKLVAKHRLHHRAPASAQDPDFHGADGASALVWYLNFMKDYLKDIPESLFMVVGMNLTFYTLLLGFHIPLLNLLLFWGLPTVLSTVQLFYFGTYLPHRELPQGYTDRHRATTSNFPVFWSLVSCYHFGYHWEHHEYPHLPWHRLPLARKQRVS; encoded by the coding sequence ATGAAAAGTACCACGGACGCGGCCTCGGTATGTCGTCCTCACTTTAAACCAACCTGGAGCGATGGGCCCTACAAAGAGCTTGTGCTGGCTTTAGGGATTTTGGGCTTATGGGTGGTCAGTCTGTGGTTGGGGTTGCAGATGGACCTCGCTCAGGTACCCCTGTGGAGCCTTGGGGCTATGGTCTTATTGCGGATCTTTTTACAGACAGGTCTCTTTATCACCGCCCACGATGCCATGCACGGCTCGGTCTGCCCTGCTAACCGGAAGCTCAACGACTGCATTGGGGCTGTGGCTGTCATCGCCTACGCCTTTCTTTCTTACCGGAAACTGGTTGCCAAGCATCGCCTCCATCACCGTGCCCCTGCCAGCGCTCAGGACCCGGATTTTCACGGAGCGGATGGAGCTTCGGCCCTGGTCTGGTACCTGAACTTCATGAAGGATTACCTCAAGGATATTCCTGAGAGCCTCTTCATGGTGGTGGGGATGAATCTCACGTTTTATACGCTCTTGCTTGGCTTTCACATCCCCCTACTCAATCTCCTGCTCTTCTGGGGATTGCCTACGGTCTTAAGTACGGTGCAACTGTTTTATTTCGGGACCTATCTGCCGCACCGCGAACTGCCGCAGGGCTACACTGACCGCCACCGCGCCACGACCAGTAACTTTCCGGTCTTCTGGTCCTTAGTCAGTTGTTATCACTTTGGCTACCATTGGGAACACCACGAGTATCCCCACCTACCCTGGCATCGTCTACCCCTAGCCCGTAAGCAACGGGTCTCTTGA
- a CDS encoding ABC1 kinase family protein, with protein MMFRKPNAIGELRTYDLEVINNYYVWRPWLPLARFFQVTFKFLKFFTALQFDRLWGHPDQSPVKRASQLRQILTDLGPGTIKIGQALSTRPDLVPQSYMYELTKLQDNLPPFDKKLARTIIEEQLRAPIDAYFSEFSPDPVAAASLGQVHRARLRTGEEVAVKVQRPNLRGMITLDLFLLRRLAVWFGPYLPLNLGFNLDFIVDEFGIKLFEEINYVQEGKNCERFAQYFAQDPNVCVPKIYWHASAEKVLTLEWINGIKLTDVQQIQQTGLDIERLIRIGVESGLKQLLEFGFFHADPHPGNLFALKDGRIAYIDFGMMDQLSEANKENLVDALVHLMNREYEALSGDFIRLGFLAPTTDIKVIVPALEKVLGDLFGARVSQVNFKAVTDQFSDLVYEYPFRVPAQFALIIRSLVTQEGVALSLDPDFQILKVAYPYVARRLLTDESPRIRQRLIEILFKSGKFQWQRLENLITIAGTSGAHFDLGPTARLGVRYLLSEEGRPVRERLALALTQDDRLHARELFNLWHLLAPRIPARDLARNVLQEMWDVTRERLSPVATLPRSS; from the coding sequence ATGATGTTCCGCAAACCAAACGCCATCGGTGAACTCCGCACCTACGACCTGGAAGTCATCAACAATTATTACGTCTGGCGACCCTGGTTACCCCTAGCCCGCTTTTTTCAGGTTACCTTTAAGTTCCTTAAATTTTTCACAGCCCTACAGTTTGACCGTCTTTGGGGGCACCCTGACCAGAGTCCGGTGAAGCGAGCGAGCCAGTTACGCCAGATCCTGACGGATTTGGGGCCAGGGACGATCAAGATCGGTCAGGCCCTCTCGACGCGTCCCGACCTCGTCCCGCAGTCTTATATGTACGAGCTGACCAAGCTCCAGGACAATTTGCCGCCCTTTGACAAAAAACTGGCGCGGACCATCATTGAGGAGCAATTGCGCGCTCCGATAGACGCTTATTTTTCCGAATTCAGCCCCGATCCTGTGGCAGCGGCGAGCCTCGGACAGGTCCACCGGGCGCGGCTCAGGACGGGTGAAGAAGTGGCTGTCAAGGTCCAACGCCCCAATCTGCGGGGCATGATCACCCTAGACCTCTTTCTACTGCGCCGCCTTGCTGTATGGTTTGGCCCCTATCTACCGCTAAATCTAGGTTTTAATTTGGATTTCATCGTCGATGAGTTTGGGATCAAGCTCTTCGAGGAGATCAACTATGTCCAGGAGGGGAAAAATTGCGAACGGTTCGCCCAGTATTTTGCCCAGGACCCCAACGTCTGCGTCCCCAAGATCTACTGGCACGCCTCAGCGGAGAAAGTCCTAACCCTGGAGTGGATCAACGGCATCAAGCTCACCGATGTTCAGCAGATCCAGCAAACGGGCCTTGATATCGAGCGCTTGATCCGTATCGGAGTGGAGTCGGGCTTAAAGCAACTGCTCGAATTTGGCTTCTTCCATGCTGACCCCCATCCCGGCAATCTCTTTGCACTAAAAGATGGACGCATCGCCTACATTGACTTTGGGATGATGGACCAACTCAGCGAGGCCAACAAAGAAAACCTCGTTGACGCCCTAGTACATCTGATGAACCGGGAGTACGAGGCGCTCAGCGGCGACTTTATCCGGTTGGGCTTTTTGGCCCCGACCACCGATATTAAAGTCATTGTCCCAGCCCTCGAAAAAGTACTCGGAGATCTCTTTGGAGCCAGGGTTTCCCAGGTGAATTTCAAAGCGGTGACCGACCAGTTTTCAGACCTCGTCTATGAATACCCCTTCCGGGTTCCAGCCCAGTTTGCCCTGATCATCCGCTCGCTGGTGACCCAAGAAGGGGTTGCGCTCTCTCTGGACCCTGACTTTCAGATCCTCAAGGTGGCCTATCCCTATGTCGCCCGCCGCTTGCTCACCGATGAGTCGCCGCGCATCCGCCAACGGCTTATTGAGATTCTCTTCAAAAGCGGCAAATTCCAGTGGCAGCGCTTGGAGAACCTGATCACCATCGCAGGTACTTCTGGGGCACATTTTGACCTCGGACCTACCGCCCGACTCGGGGTGCGCTACTTACTCTCAGAAGAAGGCCGCCCGGTCCGTGAGCGGCTAGCTCTGGCCTTGACCCAGGATGACCGCCTGCACGCGCGCGAACTTTTTAACCTATGGCACTTGCTCGCCCCGCGTATTCCCGCCCGTGACCTTGCGCGCAACGTCCTCCAGGAAATGTGGGATGTCACCCGCGAACGCCTCAGCCCGGTTGCGACCCTGCCTCGCAGTTCATAG
- a CDS encoding HesB/IscA family protein: protein MITVTDSALAQVRRLRRKQNDDQMVLRLGVKNAGCSGMSYDMKLDRTVQPTDTVYEYGDIQVVVEPEHLVYLDNLTLDYSGDLMGGGFRFRNPNATHTCGCGSSFSTSPEAAAQSH, encoded by the coding sequence ATGATCACCGTCACTGATTCCGCCCTCGCCCAGGTCCGTCGTCTGCGCCGCAAGCAGAATGACGACCAAATGGTCTTGCGCCTCGGGGTCAAAAACGCAGGATGTTCGGGGATGTCCTACGACATGAAACTGGACCGCACGGTTCAGCCCACCGATACGGTCTATGAGTACGGCGATATCCAGGTGGTCGTAGAACCCGAGCATCTGGTCTACCTGGACAACTTAACCCTGGACTATTCCGGGGACTTGATGGGCGGGGGGTTCCGGTTCCGCAATCCCAATGCCACCCATACCTGCGGCTGCGGCTCCTCCTTCTCGACCAGCCCTGAGGCCGCCGCCCAGAGCCACTGA
- the hisIE gene encoding bifunctional phosphoribosyl-AMP cyclohydrolase/phosphoribosyl-ATP diphosphatase HisIE, with amino-acid sequence MDLATIRFNNQGLVPAIVQDYLDATVLMMAWMNAESLDKTLATGETWFWSRSRQQLWHKGATSGHLQKVHALRYDCDQDVLLLTVEQLGGIACHLGERSCFHQLEWPTAPVKSAPPADTLSQVFRVIQERKANPAESSYTSRLLAKGNNQILKKLGEETVEVAMAAVAESRERLVSEVSDLLYHTLVLLAHHDLDILEVYQELQQRRK; translated from the coding sequence ATGGACCTTGCGACCATCCGCTTCAATAATCAGGGCCTTGTACCTGCTATCGTTCAGGATTACTTGGACGCAACTGTTTTGATGATGGCTTGGATGAATGCTGAGAGTCTGGACAAGACCTTGGCTACAGGTGAAACGTGGTTCTGGAGTCGTTCGCGCCAGCAATTGTGGCACAAGGGCGCGACCTCGGGGCATCTGCAAAAAGTCCACGCGCTACGCTATGACTGTGACCAAGATGTTTTGTTACTCACCGTCGAGCAGTTAGGCGGGATCGCCTGTCATCTCGGCGAACGCAGTTGCTTTCACCAACTAGAATGGCCCACTGCTCCAGTGAAATCCGCCCCCCCCGCAGATACACTCTCTCAAGTCTTTCGGGTCATTCAGGAGCGCAAGGCCAATCCCGCAGAGTCTTCTTATACCAGTCGTCTATTGGCGAAGGGCAACAATCAGATTCTCAAGAAACTGGGTGAAGAGACAGTAGAAGTAGCGATGGCAGCAGTTGCCGAAAGCCGAGAGCGTTTGGTCTCAGAAGTAAGCGATCTCTTGTACCACACGCTCGTTTTATTGGCTCACCACGACCTAGATATTTTGGAGGTCTATCAGGAACTCCAACAGCGACGAAAATAG
- a CDS encoding helicase C-terminal domain-containing protein: MIEVEVHRQLKDLLRRQPGSLPWPHQLTMARLVARSLSTGRSALIQVTSRTEYRLSYFLPALSWPQSLILAVSAPVREQLLTRDLPFLRAEFALTKPLVVADHWPEPGWQGVLITDPVVWLKDRLTGGTAFPEGVPVVVDRAHELETWVQEALGLKVYPYHWQEWRDCLLMSRTTQRGAEEVLELSTRMAHHVLSQSAPQQSWPPELQADLSNLLERLEPDEPPWSALERCLEESWALWAEVHRSTGQFTLHCTPVQLEKLLAQNLWSRQPVVLIGESLDPQKQATAFRERLGLEALTCLQFPPDRNEEEINLYIPTALPDQTSPHFWEHVQPLIGQLVLASLGAVVILVDSWSLQQQVATCLAAQFGSRVGVRTLDQSRDILVCDWDFWERHWEGLPLPHTLVLANLPLPSWEHPLVQAKVEYLKREHRDWFREYLLPVALGRLQRAANTLRKNRGLVALLDSRVLKRSYGPPLLDSLAPARRIHILDRALEH; the protein is encoded by the coding sequence ATGATCGAAGTCGAAGTCCATCGCCAGCTCAAAGACCTGCTACGCCGCCAGCCGGGGAGTCTTCCCTGGCCCCATCAATTGACGATGGCGCGTTTGGTAGCACGCAGTCTCTCGACCGGGCGCAGTGCTTTAATTCAGGTCACCAGCCGCACGGAGTACCGTCTAAGCTATTTCCTCCCGGCCTTGAGTTGGCCCCAGTCACTCATCCTGGCAGTCTCGGCTCCAGTGCGCGAACAGCTCTTGACGCGGGACTTACCTTTTTTGCGCGCCGAATTTGCCCTGACCAAACCACTGGTGGTGGCGGACCATTGGCCGGAACCAGGATGGCAGGGGGTGCTCATCACGGACCCTGTAGTTTGGCTCAAGGACCGCTTGACAGGGGGTACTGCTTTTCCCGAAGGCGTCCCGGTAGTGGTGGACCGGGCTCACGAGTTGGAGACCTGGGTCCAAGAAGCTCTGGGGCTCAAAGTCTATCCCTATCACTGGCAGGAGTGGCGCGACTGTCTCCTGATGAGCAGGACGACCCAACGGGGTGCAGAGGAAGTCCTCGAGCTTTCCACGCGCATGGCGCATCATGTCCTTAGCCAGAGTGCGCCCCAGCAGAGTTGGCCCCCTGAGCTTCAAGCTGACCTCAGCAATCTGCTAGAACGTCTGGAGCCGGATGAGCCCCCTTGGAGTGCTCTGGAGCGCTGTCTGGAAGAATCCTGGGCACTGTGGGCTGAAGTACACCGCAGCACCGGGCAGTTTACCCTCCACTGCACGCCGGTTCAACTAGAAAAATTATTGGCCCAAAATCTCTGGTCTCGTCAACCTGTAGTCTTGATCGGAGAAAGTCTGGACCCCCAGAAGCAGGCTACGGCCTTTCGCGAACGCCTTGGCCTAGAAGCGCTGACTTGTCTGCAATTCCCTCCTGACCGCAATGAGGAAGAGATCAATCTCTATATCCCCACCGCCTTGCCGGACCAGACCAGCCCCCATTTTTGGGAGCATGTCCAGCCCCTGATTGGTCAACTGGTTCTGGCAAGTTTGGGAGCAGTGGTGATCTTGGTCGATTCCTGGAGCCTACAGCAGCAGGTGGCGACCTGTCTGGCAGCGCAATTCGGTTCTCGGGTAGGCGTGCGCACCCTCGATCAGAGCCGGGATATTCTGGTCTGCGACTGGGATTTTTGGGAGCGCCATTGGGAGGGATTGCCCCTGCCCCACACCCTCGTCTTAGCCAATTTGCCCCTGCCCTCTTGGGAGCATCCGCTGGTCCAGGCCAAGGTAGAGTATCTCAAGCGCGAACACCGGGACTGGTTCCGAGAATATCTCCTGCCGGTGGCCCTTGGTCGCCTACAACGAGCCGCCAATACCCTACGTAAGAACCGGGGCTTGGTGGCGCTTCTCGACAGTCGGGTGCTCAAACGCAGCTATGGTCCGCCCCTGCTCGACAGCCTTGCCCCCGCCCGCCGTATCCACATCCTGGACCGGGCCTTGGAGCACTAA